Part of the Anaerolineales bacterium genome is shown below.
GCCAGCCCCCCGCTCCTGAAGACCAGCATCTCTAAAAACCGGTATTGATGGATCGACAGCGGCGGATCGACCAGGCGGTCGTTTACCGTCACGGAATGTTCGACCGGGTTCAGACGGATCCGGCCCTGCCGCGGCGCCACTCCCTCGGCTTCGAGCGGCGTGGTGGAATCGGATGCGATGTAGAGAAACCCCGCGGCCAGGGCGATTTGGATCAGGTCGCCGTCTTTGACCTCCATCTCGTCCTTGACCGGGAGGCCGTTGACACAGGTGCCGTTCTTGCTGGCCAAGTCCTGGATGAAGGTCCGACCTCCGCGGCGGTCGATTTTAGCATGGCGCCGGGAAACCTGGCGGTCCGCAATCACCACTTCGCAGCCGTTCTCCCGCCCGAGGGTGACGCCCGTCGGCGGGATGCTCCAGCGCATTCCTTGGACCGGACCGGATTGGCCAATCAGAACCGGAGATTCTTCTTTGGATTCCATTGATTCCATAGGTTATAATGCTTTCATCGCCTGCATGACGCCGGGGCTTGCCGCAAGCTCCCATGCAGCGGTCAAACCGAGAGGATTGCGATTTCCTCCACCCCGCGTTTTCCAGCCCGGTGGGGGAAATGGAGTTTCCTTCCTTCGTATGCCCACCAAGCCGTTAAACGAGAATCACCTCTTGAAAAACCGCTACCGCGTGCTGTCCGTCATCGGACACGGCGGGATGGGCGCCATCTACCTTGCCGACGACGAACGGCTTTCCGGAAGAAAATGCGCGATCAAGGAAGTGGAGCAGGATCCCGGCATGCCGGAGCGGCTACAACAGGAAGCCCGCGAGCAATTTTACCGGGAAGCCAGCATTCTCGCCCGGTTGGACCACCCCAACCTTCCTAAGGTATCAGATTTTTTCTCTTCCGGCAATCGGGATTACCTGGTGATGGATTTCGTCCCGGGACGGGATTTGCGCAGCATGGTGGAAGACGCCCGCCAACTCGGCAGCTTTCTTCCCGAAGCGGATGTCCTGGCCTGGACCGCGCAATTGTGCGACGCCCTGGAATACCTGCACGGCCAGGATCCGCCGATCCTCCATCGCGATGTCAAGCCCGGCAACATCCGCGTCACCCCCAGCGGATTGGTAAAACTGGTGGATTTCGGGCTGGTTAAGGTCATGGTTCCGGACGAGATGACGATCACGGTGATGCAAGGCCGGGGCACGGCGCTCTACACGCCGCTCGAACAATACGGAGGGGATACGGGCCACACGGACATCCGCAGCGACGTGTACGCCCTCGGCTGTACGCTCTACCACCTTCTCTCCGGGCAGGCCCCGCCCGAAGCGAAGCAGCGCTTTCTGAATCCGGACACGCTTACTCCGCTGCGGCACCTCAACCCGCAGGTTCCTCCCGAATTGGAACGGACGGCGCTTTGGGCGATGGCCCTCCATCCGGATGACCGTCCGGCAACGGTCAAGATTTTCCGGGAGGCGCTGTTCGGCGCCGCGCCGGCCCCCCTG
Proteins encoded:
- a CDS encoding serine/threonine protein kinase; the encoded protein is MPTKPLNENHLLKNRYRVLSVIGHGGMGAIYLADDERLSGRKCAIKEVEQDPGMPERLQQEAREQFYREASILARLDHPNLPKVSDFFSSGNRDYLVMDFVPGRDLRSMVEDARQLGSFLPEADVLAWTAQLCDALEYLHGQDPPILHRDVKPGNIRVTPSGLVKLVDFGLVKVMVPDEMTITVMQGRGTALYTPLEQYGGDTGHTDIRSDVYALGCTLYHLLSGQAPPEAKQRFLNPDTLTPLRHLNPQVPPELERTALWAMALHPDDRPATVKIFREALFGAAPAPLPSSSHSARYFQQPSAVPLTQPDKALAVLALALLFLAVFSSLLP
- a CDS encoding FHA domain-containing protein, translated to MESKEESPVLIGQSGPVQGMRWSIPPTGVTLGRENGCEVVIADRQVSRRHAKIDRRGGRTFIQDLASKNGTCVNGLPVKDEMEVKDGDLIQIALAAGFLYIASDSTTPLEAEGVAPRQGRIRLNPVEHSVTVNDRLVDPPLSIHQYRFLEMLVFRSGGLA